A single Abditibacteriaceae bacterium DNA region contains:
- a CDS encoding polyprenyl synthetase family protein encodes MIARLDEFRATFQPHLDSFVQSRLDVCAPLCDDAFLHDVLSYLAAIGQGTGKRIRPYVAWLAFDALAGDNARINEALVALELFHLFCLVHDDVIDHGTQRYGIPTIQHYVASRMNDDATHAGHLPSRASHVGNAHALLLGDLLFAWAHQSFDLDDFPASARSRARGFFRSMIDEVLVGQMIDVDMTARRATSLETIRRKLVLKTASYTFIRPMQIGAALAGDGEFENYFYDLGLALGLAFQLQDDWLDISGAPQNTQKTFLSDVREGQHTYFTQYVFECGTPSQHDELRALLGAELGEADRARVGEFFARTGALAHGKQEIERHLEQARALLENGPLPAAHRDAFLSLIGSLQRRFDMAQVVA; translated from the coding sequence GTGATCGCCCGACTGGACGAATTTCGCGCCACGTTTCAGCCCCATCTTGACAGCTTCGTGCAAAGTCGGCTCGATGTATGCGCGCCCCTCTGCGACGACGCCTTTCTGCATGATGTCTTGAGCTATCTCGCGGCCATTGGGCAGGGGACGGGAAAACGCATTCGGCCTTACGTTGCGTGGCTGGCGTTCGACGCCCTCGCTGGAGACAACGCGCGCATCAACGAAGCCCTTGTAGCACTGGAGCTATTTCACCTTTTTTGCCTTGTCCACGACGACGTCATCGACCACGGCACGCAGCGCTACGGAATCCCGACGATTCAGCACTATGTCGCCAGCCGCATGAACGACGATGCGACTCATGCAGGTCATTTGCCGTCGCGCGCTTCACACGTCGGAAATGCCCATGCGCTGTTACTTGGCGACCTGTTGTTCGCGTGGGCGCACCAAAGCTTCGATCTCGACGACTTTCCCGCTTCGGCACGTTCGCGCGCTCGTGGCTTTTTTCGCTCGATGATCGATGAAGTTCTCGTCGGCCAGATGATCGACGTTGATATGACAGCGCGGCGCGCGACTTCTCTAGAAACCATCCGGCGCAAACTGGTTCTCAAAACTGCATCATATACATTTATTCGCCCGATGCAAATCGGCGCCGCTCTGGCCGGCGACGGCGAATTCGAAAATTACTTTTACGATTTGGGTTTGGCGCTCGGACTGGCGTTTCAGCTGCAAGACGACTGGCTCGACATTTCGGGCGCGCCGCAGAACACTCAGAAAACATTTCTTTCCGATGTACGCGAAGGGCAACACACCTATTTCACGCAATATGTTTTCGAGTGTGGAACCCCATCGCAACACGACGAGCTCCGCGCCTTGCTTGGTGCCGAACTGGGCGAAGCCGACCGCGCACGCGTGGGAGAATTCTTCGCGCGCACCGGCGCACTCGCGCATGGCAAGCAGGAAATCGAGCGCCATTTAGAACAGGCGCGGGCGCTGTTGGAAAACGGGCCGTTGCCCGCCGCGCACCGCGACGCGTTTCTTTCGTTGATTGGTTCGTTGCAAAGGCGCTTTGATATGGCGCAAGTCGTTGCCTAG
- a CDS encoding AIM24 family protein, which produces MNYQLVGDAAQAVLFQLQPGENLRAPAAALLFCNDAVSFEARTQSGLAGGVARAVAGSVTGQSVSLAHFECIAPGGMAAFAAPFAGKIQTLEIKETAWLCQRDSFLCASGNVLPEVAWARRFGTGLFGGEGFALHRLNGEGTVWIQIGGAVIESTLDAGQNLRVDAGCIAALESTVSFDVEFSGGFKNSLMGGEGVFHAILEGPGKVILQTHPLSRLAGRAHHASNIGGDPGHARNFGDIGTIFGA; this is translated from the coding sequence ATGAATTATCAACTTGTTGGCGACGCCGCACAGGCCGTTCTTTTTCAGTTGCAGCCGGGCGAGAACCTGCGCGCACCGGCGGCAGCGCTGCTGTTCTGCAACGATGCAGTGAGCTTTGAGGCGCGCACACAGTCCGGTTTGGCTGGTGGCGTCGCCCGTGCCGTCGCGGGTTCGGTGACAGGGCAAAGCGTGTCCCTTGCTCATTTCGAGTGCATCGCTCCCGGTGGCATGGCGGCTTTTGCCGCGCCGTTTGCCGGAAAAATCCAAACCCTCGAAATCAAGGAAACGGCCTGGCTGTGCCAGCGCGATTCGTTTTTGTGCGCTTCGGGTAACGTATTGCCCGAAGTCGCCTGGGCGCGTCGCTTTGGCACGGGCCTTTTTGGCGGCGAAGGTTTCGCCCTGCACCGTCTCAACGGCGAAGGAACGGTCTGGATTCAAATTGGCGGCGCTGTCATCGAAAGCACACTCGATGCAGGACAAAATTTGCGCGTCGATGCCGGTTGTATTGCGGCGCTGGAATCGACAGTTTCTTTTGATGTGGAATTTTCTGGAGGCTTTAAAAACTCGCTGATGGGCGGTGAAGGTGTTTTCCATGCAATTTTGGAAGGGCCGGGCAAAGTGATTCTGCAAACTCATCCGCTTTCGCGCCTTGCTGGACGCGCTCATCACGCAAGCAACATCGGTGGCGATCCGGGCCATGCGCGGAATTTCGGCGACATCGGTACGATTTTCGGAGCATAA